One region of Rhodohalobacter mucosus genomic DNA includes:
- a CDS encoding ABC transporter ATP-binding protein: MTNTIEVHNVTKAFGETKAVDDVSFNIEKGKIFGLLGPNGAGKTTTIRMINYIILPDDGKVLINGIKAGPQTQKMIGYMPEERGLYKKMKVGEQLLYLAQLKGLSASDAREKIRYWLKRFNAYDWHSKVVGELSKGMSQKIQFISTIVHDPEIYIFDEPFSGLDPINSELLKEIIIELKEKGNTILFSTHRMEQVEQMCDDICLFNNGKVVLTGNLRNIKKEFGKNTVLIEFQGDGSFLDRLENVRINNRSTNFAEVRILDGLNSQTILKKAMEAAEIHKFQLVEPSLNEIFISVVGEDNIKKQHEEELRA, encoded by the coding sequence GTGACAAATACCATTGAGGTACATAACGTAACCAAGGCGTTTGGTGAGACAAAAGCGGTTGATGACGTCAGTTTTAATATTGAAAAGGGAAAGATTTTCGGTCTCCTGGGGCCCAACGGTGCGGGTAAAACCACTACCATCCGAATGATCAACTATATCATTCTGCCTGACGATGGTAAAGTGCTGATCAATGGAATTAAAGCGGGCCCCCAAACACAAAAAATGATTGGGTATATGCCCGAGGAGCGCGGGCTTTACAAGAAAATGAAAGTTGGCGAACAGCTGCTTTACCTGGCTCAGCTGAAAGGATTAAGTGCATCGGATGCCAGGGAAAAAATCCGATACTGGCTCAAAAGATTTAATGCCTACGACTGGCATTCAAAAGTTGTAGGTGAACTTTCTAAAGGAATGAGTCAGAAAATTCAATTCATTTCTACGATCGTTCATGACCCGGAAATTTATATTTTTGATGAACCCTTCAGCGGTCTTGACCCCATAAACAGTGAACTGCTGAAAGAAATCATCATTGAGTTGAAGGAAAAGGGAAATACCATTCTTTTTTCCACACACCGCATGGAACAGGTGGAACAGATGTGCGATGATATTTGCCTGTTCAACAACGGTAAAGTAGTTCTGACCGGTAACCTGAGAAATATTAAAAAAGAGTTCGGGAAAAATACCGTCCTTATTGAATTTCAGGGCGACGGTTCATTCCTGGACCGGCTTGAAAATGTCAGAATCAATAACAGGTCAACCAACTTTGCTGAAGTTCGTATTCTGGACGGCCTGAACTCACAAACGATTCTCAAAAAAGCGATGGAAGCCGCTGAAATTCACAAATTTCAGCTTGTGGAACCATCGCTCAATGAAATATTTATATCGGTTGTTGGTGAAGACAATATTAAGAAGCAACATGAAGAGGAGCTCAGGGCATGA
- a CDS encoding ABC transporter permease, translating into MNWSQTFLVSKREYLTRVKSKGFIWATILVPVGFALLIAVGIFIAVWDTDIDYSIGISDESGRVISDLQESNGDEYTDITDIPVDTVRAMVQREELTGYVLVTNENIEGDRPLELIYSGSGGLQLLTTVRSDLRESIRQERLRRAEVSDDIRNIFESRIALESRRLTREGEESEDDTEILSMVGFFMGIIIFGAIFGYGGYIMRGVIEEKTNRIIEVITSSVRPIELLTGKMAGVGAIAITQFGIWILAMSGLSALAGPVAASMMPSAPAAASELPDELNGTANAELPAFLDLPTIETSLIIYFVLFFLLGYLLYSSLFAAIGSAADSETDTQQLMLPITVPIMIAYLILFHAMRSPDSALSVVGSMIPFFSPIVMVTRIAITEVPFWQPLTAILLMAVTFVGTMWLSARIYKVGILSYGKSASFKDLAKWIKQ; encoded by the coding sequence ATGAATTGGAGTCAGACGTTTTTAGTAAGTAAACGGGAATACCTTACGCGTGTAAAGAGCAAAGGATTTATCTGGGCTACCATTCTGGTGCCCGTAGGTTTTGCCCTGCTGATTGCCGTGGGAATATTTATTGCAGTGTGGGACACGGATATAGACTACTCAATCGGTATCAGTGATGAGTCGGGCCGCGTAATTAGCGACCTGCAGGAATCGAATGGTGATGAATATACCGATATCACCGACATTCCCGTTGATACGGTCCGTGCCATGGTACAGCGTGAAGAGCTTACCGGTTACGTGCTGGTAACCAACGAAAACATTGAAGGAGATAGGCCGCTTGAACTGATCTACAGCGGAAGCGGCGGGCTTCAGCTTCTCACTACGGTTCGCAGCGACCTTCGGGAGTCCATACGGCAGGAACGTCTACGCAGAGCTGAAGTCAGTGATGATATACGGAATATATTTGAATCACGGATTGCCCTGGAATCTCGACGGCTGACCCGGGAGGGTGAAGAGAGCGAAGACGACACCGAGATATTATCAATGGTCGGTTTCTTTATGGGTATTATCATCTTTGGCGCCATTTTCGGCTATGGCGGATATATTATGCGGGGGGTTATTGAAGAGAAAACCAATCGTATTATTGAGGTCATTACTTCCTCTGTGAGGCCCATTGAACTTCTTACCGGTAAAATGGCAGGTGTTGGCGCTATCGCCATTACACAGTTTGGGATCTGGATACTCGCAATGAGCGGCCTGTCTGCCCTGGCAGGTCCGGTAGCGGCATCAATGATGCCCTCTGCACCTGCAGCAGCCTCTGAACTGCCCGATGAGCTGAATGGCACGGCCAACGCAGAGCTTCCTGCATTTCTTGATTTGCCAACGATTGAAACCTCGCTTATCATCTATTTTGTTCTCTTTTTCCTGCTTGGATACCTTCTTTACAGTTCACTGTTTGCCGCCATCGGTTCAGCTGCAGATTCTGAAACCGATACGCAACAGCTGATGCTTCCCATTACGGTACCCATTATGATAGCCTATCTGATCCTGTTCCATGCAATGAGAAGCCCGGATAGTGCACTTTCAGTAGTCGGTTCCATGATTCCTTTTTTCTCACCCATTGTAATGGTAACCAGGATAGCTATTACCGAAGTACCTTTCTGGCAACCTCTTACAGCCATTTTGCTTATGGCCGTTACCTTTGTAGGTACGATGTGGCTGAGTGCCAGAATTTATAAGGTGGGCATTCTCAGTTATGGAAAATCTGCCAGTTTTAAAGATCTCGCAAAATGGATTAAGCAGTAG